One window of Sinorhizobium numidicum genomic DNA carries:
- the rnhA gene encoding ribonuclease HI, which yields MKHVDIFTDGACSGNPGPGGWGAVLRYGDVEKEMSGGEAETTNNRMELIAAISALNALKQPCEVDLHTDSKYVMDGISKWIHGWKRNGWKTGDRKPVKNGELWQALDEARDRHKVTWHWVKGHAGHRENERADELARKGMEPFKKMRRPDVVK from the coding sequence ATGAAGCACGTCGATATTTTTACCGACGGGGCCTGCTCGGGAAATCCCGGGCCGGGCGGCTGGGGTGCGGTGCTGCGTTATGGCGATGTCGAAAAGGAGATGTCCGGCGGAGAGGCGGAGACGACCAACAACCGGATGGAACTGATCGCGGCAATCTCGGCGCTGAATGCATTAAAGCAACCGTGCGAAGTCGATCTCCATACCGACAGCAAATACGTCATGGATGGGATCTCCAAATGGATTCACGGCTGGAAGCGCAACGGCTGGAAGACCGGTGACCGGAAGCCGGTGAAGAACGGTGAGCTGTGGCAGGCGCTCGACGAGGCGCGAGACCGCCACAAGGTGACCTGGCACTGGGTCAAGGGACATGCCGGCCATCGGGAAAACGAGCGCGCCGATGAGCTGGCGCGCAAGGGGATGGAGCCATTCAAGAAAATGCGCCGACCGGACGTTGTTAAATGA
- a CDS encoding peroxiredoxin, with protein sequence MTIAVGDKLPNVTFKEKTADGPVEVTTEQLFKGKRVVLFAVPGAFTPTCSLNHLPGYLENRDAILARGIDDIAVVAVNDLHVMGAWATSSGGMGKIHFLSDWNAAFTKAIGMDIDLSAGTLGIRSKRYSMLVEDGVVKALNVEDSPGQATVSGAAAMLEQI encoded by the coding sequence GTGACCATTGCTGTCGGAGACAAGCTACCTAACGTAACCTTCAAGGAAAAGACCGCCGACGGTCCGGTCGAAGTAACCACCGAACAGCTTTTCAAGGGTAAGCGCGTCGTTCTCTTTGCTGTTCCCGGCGCCTTCACGCCGACCTGCTCGCTCAACCACCTTCCGGGTTATCTTGAAAACCGCGACGCGATTCTTGCGCGCGGCATCGATGACATCGCCGTGGTCGCGGTCAATGACTTGCATGTCATGGGTGCCTGGGCAACCTCGTCCGGCGGCATGGGCAAGATCCACTTCCTGTCGGATTGGAATGCCGCCTTCACCAAGGCGATCGGCATGGATATCGACCTCTCGGCTGGCACACTCGGCATTCGATCGAAGCGCTATTCGATGCTGGTCGAGGACGGCGTGGTCAAGGCGCTGAACGTGGAAGACAGCCCGGGCCAGGCGACAGTTTCCGGTGCAGCCGCCATGCTGGAACAGATTTGA